A genomic stretch from Malus domestica chromosome 15, GDT2T_hap1 includes:
- the LOC103401380 gene encoding uncharacterized protein, with protein MVDVDRRMTGLNPGHVAGLRRLSARAAAGPPTPTTAAKSTLPVRNGLLSFSSLADNVISHLKSSGFQVQPGLSESEFARAEAEFGFVFPPDLRAILSAGLPVGPGFPDWRAAGARLGLKASLDLPIAAISFQIARNTLWSKSWGLRPSDPEKALRVARTALKRAPLLIPIFNHCYIPCNPCLAGNPIFYVDENRIFCCGLDLSDFFERESLFRKSETDPYILKKQRSVSEKSAGSSSNFSRRSLDTGFGSGTKTPRWVEFWSDAAVDRRRRNSNSSSSSCSSPERFFDMPSRSEIPKWVDEYIDQIGSALRHGGWSDTDISEMVSVSASGFFEGEMVMLDNQAVLDALLLKADRFSDSLRKAGWSSEEVSEALGFNFRPEKERKPAKKLSPELVEKIGKLAESVSR; from the coding sequence ATGGTCGACGTCGATCGGAGAATGACCGGCCTCAACCCGGGTCACGTAGCCGGCCTTCGCCGTCTCTCCGCCCGAGCCGCCGCCGGCCCACCAACCCCAACAACCGCCGCAAAATCCACTCTTCCCGTACGGAACGGCCTTCTCTCCTTCTCCTCTTTAGCTGACAACGTCATATCCCACCTCAAAAGCTCCGGTTTCCAGGTCCAGCCGGGTCTATCCGAATCCGAGTTCGCCCGGGCTGAAGCGGAGTTCGGCTTCGTATTCCCTCCAGACCTCAGAGCCATTCTCTCAGCCGGGTTGCCTGTTGGCCCCGGTTTTCCCGACTGGAGAGCCGCCGGTGCCCGCCTCGGTCTCAAGGCCTCGCTCGACCTCCCGATCGCTGCGATTTCGTTCCAAATCGCAAGGAACACCCTCTGGTCCAAATCCTGGGGTCTGAGACCGTCCGACCCGGAAAAGGCCTTGCGGGTCGCGAGAACTGCTTTGAAGAGAGCCCCGTTGCTGATACCAATTTTCAACCATTGCTACATTCCGTGCAACCCCTGTTTGGCGGGGAACCCCATCTTCTACGTCGACGAGAATCGGATCTTCTGTTGTGGCTTGGATCTATCCGATTTCTTCGAGCGCGAGTCTCTGTTTCGGAAATCGGAGACCGACCCGTATATCCTTAAGAAGCAAAGGTCAGTGAGCGAGAAATCGGCCGGGTCGTCTTCTAATTTCTCGCGGCGGAGCCTGGACACTGGTTTCGGTTCAGGAACCAAAACCCCTAGATGGGTCGAGTTCTGGAGCGACGCAGCCGTGGATCGTCGCCGGAGGAACTCAAACTCTTCGTCGTCGTCGTGCTCTTCTCCGGAAAGGTTCTTCGATATGCCGTCGAGGTCCGAAATCCCGAAATGGGTGGACGAGTACATTGATCAAATCGGGTCGGCTTTGAGACATGGCGGGTGGAGCGATACGGATATATCGGAGATGGTTTCGGTATCGGCGTCTGGGTTTTTCGAGGGAGAGATGGTTATGTTGGACAACCAAGCGGTACTCGACGCGCTGCTGCTCAAAGCGGATCGGTTCTCGGACTCGCTCCGAAAAGCCGGGTGGAGCTCGGAGGAAGTTTCGGAGGCTTTGGGCTTCAATTTTCGACCCGAGAAGGAGAGGAAACCGGCTAAGAAGCTGTCTCCGGAGCTCgtggaaaagatagggaaactGGCCGAGTCGGTTTCCCGGTAA